GTCATGAGCTAGATTTTTATAGTAAGTTTGTCCAACGAGGATTGACGTTATTGAAGCAATGAATAACAACTTTAGGTAGACCTcccttgatgatattttaaatacgaACAACCTTTCATTTTCAGAATTGTGTAATACACTATTCCGAAAGAATAacagctaaaattagaaatagaagcattatattgtaactttaatACATCTAATCTACCAGTTGTAAATTGTAATTTAGAAATAACAATACATGATAAACAGACGATTGTCACTTCCCTACCTTGACGTGAATGCCCCTTGAGCAACATCATTCGGTATCGATATCACAACTTATTCGTTCCGCTCGGAGTtagataaatttatttataccGACCCGTCTCGACGGTacggtattacgataggatttttgtttaaaaacaacgaaaaagaccgaagcCCTCGAATCCCATTGAGACTATTTTTATCTTGCTTTCCGTGCaagcatttgcattgcattgaaAAGCTTAGAATCACTGTCgaaagaaatttcatttttgcgGCTTTCGATTCCTCCTTTGTTGACTACTTCTTAATTTCACAGTCTGTTAacttcacttttttattttctgattaatGTATTATGAACATTGTACAATTTTTTACCAacataaagaaaatttaaagtaacTGAAAACGTTCAATGTGTTTCCGAAAATCCTCTTCATCAGTGAACTATAAATGCAGAATGTAATTTGAAcgaaatattttccatatttagaTTTGACGTGATCTGACCAAAGAAAAAAGTATAGACTGATTTGAGCATTTTGAACCTCGTACAAGTTTTGAAAACAGGCGTCCATGTGAAAATATGTGTAATGACAGTTTCAAGAAGACCTTTTTCGAAAATtaagattttaatcaaacttttcacagttgtaaattaACATACATACGGTCAAATAAAATGCCTAGGTCCATTTGCATATTTCCAATCGATCTGCAAATTCCAAGCGGATTTGTAGACATTATTAATGTAGAACTCTCATGCCATAACTCACAGCAAAATACTTGGAAAAGTTTGATGTCATTTTGCTCATGTGTATCATTGGTTGCCAACACATATATCATGGTTTAAGTACAAATTCTACAATCTTGGCGTAAAATAGATCACTGTCTAATTTATAAACTCCATGAGGTCTTTGAcgtggaaaataaaaaaaaaatcactatcaTAGTAATGATCAAAACAGTCAATAAACGTGAAACAAAATCAGGAAAAAAAGGCTGACGGCACTGATCGTAATTTGATCTTTCGGCATTCAAATAGCTTTAACTAACTGTGATTAGAACATAATATTCAtgaatctaaaaataaaaacgaaaaccGTCATGCTGATGTGTGTCCTGAATGGATAACTTGAATTGTTTGCACTACTTGTACATTTTGTTTCAGATGTTCCAGACGTTGACATTGTTGGTGCTGATGAAGAAGATGATCTAACCGCTGAAAGTGACACAGAAGGAGCAGGAGTAGTAATTCCTGAAGAATTTACGAATTTGATTCTGGCCTCTGTATCTGCGAATACTGAATACAAGATATGTTTTGAAAACATCGGAATCCAAGGAATCTGAAAATAAGTATCAGTACTATAGTCATATAATAACGTGAATCCTGCAACCAGCTCAGTCCGGCGAAATCAAGGTACTGCCACGTATCAAACCATTTGTTGCGAGTTATATTCCCtaatttttcatattaaatgttatttacttttcACATCTTCCTTCTCGCCAAATAATGTCTTTATTCAACATATTTACAATACCTATTTcctgtttattttttatctgtatgcatttaaatattactttatcTACAACTGACTGCGTAGTAAACGTTTTACATCGTTCTGGTCGTCCCTGATTTACCTTCAATTGTATACCATACCTCTTAGCTGTTGTgcttttcatataaaatgtagaaatgaatattttttccAAGTTACTGTAGTACTTGAAAAATGTGTCACTGTATAATTTTTCGCATACAGGGAGACTTTCATATATACCAAAATACTTCAGCATTTTGAATGTGTTCGTTCTTAACAAacacttcaaacatttttttaacaaatacgtTGGCTTATGACGACTTAATGGAGATATTGACAAATAATGtccaaggtagttctgcacgtttgataaaccggaagtgacggcgtaacgtcatttatccggaaaacgtagaataatgcttGGTAGAGTAGCCATTATacatccatttttagctcacctgagcaatgctcaggtgagtttttgtaaTCGCTCAAtgcccggcgtccgtcgtctgtctgtcgtctgtcaacatttagcttgtgtatgcgatagaagctgtatttttcaactgatcttcatgaagtttggtcagaaagATTACCTTGATAagatctaggtcgagtttgaaaatgggtcatctgggatcaaataataggtcactagatcaaatcaaagaaaaaccttgtgtatgcgataaaggctgtatttttcaattgatcttcatgaattttggtcagaatgataaccccGATAagatctaggtcgagtttgaaaaagggttatctgggatcaaaaactaggtcactaggtcaaatcaaagaaaaaccttgtgtataagatagaggctgtatttttcaatctggggtaaaaaactaggtcactaggtcatatctaagaaaatacttgtttaaacttaagagaccacatttttggtccaatcttaatgaaaattggccaaaatatttgtttccatgaaatcactaggtcaaacatgttacaatacactgttatggtgtgtttctcaggtgagcgatctagggccatcttggccctcttgtttaatacaTCCTGTGTATTAAGCGTTGAAAACAGTCGGTACTTCTGTCTTTTTCAAGGTTAATTTTGACAAAGTATGGAATTTTGAtttaattcatacaaattataacaaaaataaacaatagtggAAGGACTCCACCTGACATTTGGCGATTTAGGAAAAATCAAGTAGAcatacctatacattttatttatttattcatatgatTGAAAATAGGTGAATCTataactttaattaaaatctgcatttttagactttttttcTTCACGCGAACATGTCATTAAAAGTGCAATCTTCCCATAGAAGCCCATTGTGAAAATTAACTGGAGAACCAATATTTTTAAATCGGagtaacaaaaaatcaagcacacgaccctattttgtgcattttgtacaaaataaataaGGTTGGATTTCCCGGAAGCAAAGAATACTCCAAACACAAccagagagccatgcatcgcaagtAGAAAGATGTCATTAACATGTTGAAATGTGTTTAAAGAACTCACAATACCTGTCTGTCCTACAATGTTTGAACAATGGATTCCTATTTACTTTCGAATAacattctttcatttttaaaataatttgctaATATCAATAGCTGGTCCCGATCTTTCCCTTTTAGAACGTTTACACTTGGATTAAAGAAATCTGGAAGATGACTTTTTCGAAGTGCCGTTTCCATGTCTCTCAATGTGTCAATGAGACATATGTCACGGTTACTTTCGTGCCAATATTCTTTGTTAGGGCGCTTCTCACTGGACCAGAAAACTTGAATCTGAAATACACCACTTATTTAGGAAGGTGCACACATTATTTGTTGAATGATAATGAATACTTTAAACTAActgtttttgagaaaagcatTTAAGCAATTAATTACTGATAGTgtaaattaattatatatttgtcATAGTATTACTTTTGCTGATATGCTCCCGCAGTTCGTTAACGTAAATTAGTTACGTAGATATAAAAGGAATATTTCATCAATAGATCCGTGGCGCACTTTGCAAAGTTACTCattcaattgaaaatactttCTAAAAGTTTGCTAATAAATACGCTGATACCTTTAATATATGAGACGAAATCCCAGGCAGTCCATTCTGCGATTTTGATTTGCAATTCTGGACGTACTTCTTTATCACCTTGTATATCTTTTTTCTGCACCCATTTCCTTCGTCGATACTTGACAGAATCGTCCGTTCAGCTTTGAGTAGGAAATAGCCCAGAATAAATTTTGCTTTGGCACCAAATGCGTACCAGTTTGGATGACTTTATCAATGAGTGCTTTACCAAATGCACTTTTTGTTGCTGGTCGAGGCCATCCATGTTCTGTTACTGGTACATCAGATTCAAGAGAGGGTGAAACGTCAACATTTATATCATGCTTTACACCTCTTTGTTTCGGATGAATTGTCATCGTTAAAGCTGGTCCATGTGCTTTAGGACTTAAATCAACATCTGAAAGACAAAATAACATTTGCGCAGCGGTCAAAGTATGAATATCTAAGTTAAAATATTGAATAGACATCAAAAAGAACAGAAATAGTAGCAATACAACGGTTAGGTATTACACATAAAAACTTATGTTGAGAAGGTCATTTTGACTAGCAGTCTCTGTCTAGTTGTTTGATGTCCTGATTTTGAACCATTAGTCACTCGCTATTGGCTGTTTGTTAAGTTAACTTCTTTAAATGGATGACTTAAAAGTCAGAATGAAATTGAATATAGTAAacttattttcaatatgaaatgTTAGTGATTCGTGCATATATTTGCTGAAATTTGCAAATTCTTCACACTTACATGTCAAGGCAAGTTCATTTTCAGCAGTTTCCATTTTATTGTATAGGTCCTGCTTTACTTGTCGTGGTATGATATCTTGGCCATGAAGGTATGTATCTGGAACACTGCCTTTGTCTACTTTTACAGCTGCAAATCCTTCTGGTATGGATTTTCTTTCGGAAGATTTTTCAAGTTCACGGATTACTTTCATGCTAGGGACAGACTGAAAAGCATATTTGAAAAAGTTGTTTAGttttttacaaacataaaataatgttttacatgTTCTTTTATATTCACACTTACTGAAAATGAATTCAAGTGACATAAATAGCAACAATAGGTATGTAGCATATCTAAATTATCTACTAGTATGACGCGAGTTGACATTCGAGTTTAAAATGAAATCAATTATATTCGATAATGTAACTGTTAAAATGACATagatttacaatatatattattcATTAAGGCAGAGCTGATAAACTATACAATCTGATATTATAAGATTATattaactgaaacattttataaatttagattTTCTGATTATATGTTGCTTTATCATACAGATAACACATAGTCTTATTTGACTAATATACATACTGTGTCCTCACTGTCCACATAATCATAATTCAATTGCCCGTGCCGACGAATTTCTGTAGGCGTTACGTTCAACTCTATATTGGTGTCAAATTCATCAGCCTTGCCAATTTTAGCATTCACCGGAACACTGCCTGCTTTAATAAAGTTTGGGTTAAAGATGGTACCACCGGGCTGATTTCTAACATGTGACATCATTTTTCTCAGTAAAGTATCTGCTATTTTTCTTGAAGCAGTCATGTCTTCTTTATCAACTTTGACATTTTCTTTATAGAACTCATCAAAGTAACTTTTTCTTTCATCATTAGACTGTAAAAGGTGTTTATAACGCCTAATATGTTGCTGGATACCTTCTTCTGTATCAAAAGATAAGCAGCAATGAGCACACGGGTATGCTTTTGCATTTTTCCTCATCATTGTTTTGTGACGTTTCATTTCGTATTCAAAAACGAATTTTCTTCTGCACAGACATTCTAAATGCGCATGTATTCGCTTCCTGTGTCTTTTGCGCCGTTTACGTGTTGAAAACAATTTATTGCAAATATCACATTCATGCATTTTCTATAAGAGAATGAAATCTGGAAAAGATGAAAATGAATCCTGTTAAGATACTAGTTACTCGAACGTTGTGTTTTAAACCATTTATAACTTGATGTGACCAGTTTATCAAGATACAATGAAGAAATTACTGACTAAATGTTATTCCTTGTCTGACAATAGTGCTAAAATTTATTGTTCTTTGTTTATCTTTAACTTATACGACTTTTGTTAActcaataaacaattaaatatcattCCTACCTGACAACTGTCAATTTGGACTTTTATCAAACCGTGTCCACATCTAAACTGTTAACAAAGTAAATGAATTAAAGTTCAAATTTACCATATCTGCATTGCTGGCGTGATAGCTTAAGATACATTATAACCAGAAAGGGTAATGAAACCGGAAGTAAAGGATTGTGTAATATCAGCCATGTCAATTAACAAAAGCTATTTAACTTCGACTATCATTTACTTAATTATACCAAACAAACAGAAATATTATGTAAGCAATTTTGTAACATGATTGTAGTTAACGGCAAACATTTCGTAACCATTTGTGACTTATAAACGTATCTGAAATATACCAAATAGAAGTCTTTATCAATGAAACAACATAACAGGGAAAAGTGAAAATGGTGTTCAAACTTATTTATCATTGtctgaaaaatatattacaagacATAATATAGTTCATTCTAGCGATATCAATAATAGTTGATGTACTTCGTAAGTTAAGTTAGAAATTGACTTGACTTGACAATTATCATTTATGCCTAAGAATACTACTTAAGGGTTTCTTTAATAATTTGTTGAACTGCATCTCAGTCTTCGAGAACTAAAAGAGCTTTGAAAGAGTTCCATCCATGATCCTGATTGAGACTGGTAGATTTGCCGGTTTCCCTTACAATCCAGATATTGTCACCTTTCTTTAGATGTATGTTTAATGCTTCCGAACCACAGGAGTGGTAGGAATGATCTCCAGAAAACACTCGACCAACTACTGCACCatctttaacaatatttaaatcCATCCATTGTCCTGACGAGCCTAGACATAACTGAACATGTATGAGATAAATGCCTGGCACAGGAGCGGTGAAGTGACCATTTTTCGAATCATAGGCTCCTCCAATGTTGGATATCTCCATGTCATACTTTACTCTCTCCGTTCCACTCAAGGGTGTAGCTTTTGATAGCCGTACATGTACCGACACTTTTGATGGACTCTTCCTTTGTTTCTCAAGATTCTCGATTCTTTCTCGCAATTTAACATGTTCTGTTTCCAGTAAAATCAATTTCTCTAAGATACTATACTCGTACACAAATCTTGAACAGTCTCCTTCATTCCTCGGTTCCCAATTTTTTCCATTTGCAGAATAATAACGCTCTTTTGAAAACGTTGATGTTACAATTACCAGAGCAAATATGGCGAAGATTCCCATGTTGattcttttcaaaatgtgttcTACATGTCCTAATCAACGGACTAGTATAATCAAAGATGTACCAACTGTACAAAATTATTATGTAAACATCATAATTGATTACACTATGATAAAATATACCACAAATAGTCATTTTGATAAGTTTATTTAGCAGTAAACATTTCGTGTTATATGTGATagttagaatgaaa
This is a stretch of genomic DNA from Mercenaria mercenaria strain notata chromosome 4, MADL_Memer_1, whole genome shotgun sequence. It encodes these proteins:
- the LOC123552645 gene encoding complement C1q-like protein 4, which translates into the protein MGIFAIFALVIVTSTFSKERYYSANGKNWEPRNEGDCSRFVYEYSILEKLILLETEHVKLRERIENLEKQRKSPSKVSVHVRLSKATPLSGTERVKYDMEISNIGGAYDSKNGHFTAPVPGIYLIHVQLCLGSSGQWMDLNIVKDGAVVGRVFSGDHSYHSCGSEALNIHLKKGDNIWIVRETGKSTSLNQDHGWNSFKALLVLED
- the LOC123550923 gene encoding uncharacterized protein LOC123550923, yielding MHECDICNKLFSTRKRRKRHRKRIHAHLECLCRRKFVFEYEMKRHKTMMRKNAKAYPCAHCCLSFDTEEGIQQHIRRYKHLLQSNDERKSYFDEFYKENVKVDKEDMTASRKIADTLLRKMMSHVRNQPGGTIFNPNFIKAGSVPVNAKIGKADEFDTNIELNVTPTEIRRHGQLNYDYVDSEDTSVPSMKVIRELEKSSERKSIPEGFAAVKVDKGSVPDTYLHGQDIIPRQVKQDLYNKMETAENELALTCKCEEFANFSKYMHESLTFHIENKFTIFNFILTFKSSI